The following proteins are co-located in the Silene latifolia isolate original U9 population chromosome 1, ASM4854445v1, whole genome shotgun sequence genome:
- the LOC141587654 gene encoding putative serine/threonine-protein kinase CST has translation MGNCLGSSIIAPISKNSTNSLGSKSSGNSSTTKGEGNGGGGGPSTHIFGEIVVPNLKAFSYQELIKATSNFKQDTMLGEGGFGRVYKGWIDETTLEPSKPTLGGLPIAVKRSKADSAQGFKEWNMEIKFLGKLSHPNVVKLIGYCCEETELLLVYEFMQKGSLETHLFQQNREAPSWSTRIDIAIDAARGLDFLHTTEEVVIYRDFKAANILLDKNYNAKLSDFGIARLGPIDKSHVTTQAMGTYGYVAPEYINTSHLYVRSDVYSFGVVLLELITGQRAFDSNRPSGQANLADWCRPMLNQNSKLKKIIDVRLKEYPPKAVNEMAQLIWKCIQIDYKKRPHMCEVLLILEGIKSIQVSPKGVNGFIKSNSDGRDVRVSRRGGNGGVSPRQASLP, from the exons ATGGGAAATTGCTTGGGATCTTCCATTATTGCACCTATCTCCAAGAATTCTACTAATTCATTAG GGTCGAAGAGTAGTGGCAACTCGTCAACAACGAAAGGGGAAGgaaatggaggaggaggaggaccatCAACACACATATTTGGAGAAATTGTAGTGCCAAACCTAAAAGCATTCTCATATCAAGAATTAATAAAGGCAACAAGTAATTTTAAGCAAGACACAATGTTAGGAGAGGGAGGATTTGGAAGGGTTTACAAAGGGTGGATTGATGAGACTACTTTGGAACCTTCTAAGCCTACTCTTGGTGGTCTCCCTATTGCTGTCAAGAGAAGTAAGGCTGACAGTGCCCAAGGATTTAAAGAATGGAAT ATGGAGATCAAATTTTTGGGGAAGTTATCACATCCAAACGTGGTTAAGTTGATTGGCTATTGCTGCGAAGAAACGGAATTGCTTCTTGTGTACGAATTCATGCAAAAAGGAAGCCTAGAAACCCATCTTTTCCAAC AGAATAGAGAAGCGCCATCATGGAGTACAAGAATAGATATAGCAATAGATGCAGCTCGTGGGCTTGATTTCTTGCATACAACTGAAGAAGTTGTCATCTATCGAGACTTCAAAGCTGCTAATATTTTATTAGATaag AATTACAATGCTAAACTCTCGGATTTTGGAATTGCTAGATTGGGTCCGATTGATAAATCCCACGTGACAACGCAAGCCATGGGTACATATGGCTACGTTGCTCCTGAATACATCAACACCA GTCATTTGTATGTAAGAAGCGACGTATATAGTTTCGGGGTGGTGTTGCTTGAGTTGATAACAGGCCAACGGGCCTTCGATTCTAACCGGCCCAGCGGACAGGCCAATCTTGCTGATTGGTGTAGGCCCATGCTTAATCAAAATTCCAAATTAAAGAAGATAATTGACGTTCGATTGAAAGAATATCCTCCGAAAGCAGTGAATGAGATGGCCCAACTCATATGGAAATGcatccaaattgactacaaaaagaGGCCTCATATGTGTGAGGTACTCTTAATTCTCGAGGGAATTAAGTCGATTCAGGTGAGCCCGAAAGGTGTAAACGGCTTTATTAAGTCGAACTCCGATGGCAGAGACGTAAGGGTTAGTAGACGGGGAGGTAACGGGGGTGTGAGCCCAAGGCAGGCAAGTTTACCGTAA